Proteins from one Abyssisolibacter fermentans genomic window:
- a CDS encoding amino acid adenylation domain-containing protein, with protein MNYLSKENVQEIIGLSPIQKHMLLENEESLRNILQISYEINEAIDREKFQNAWDYVVKSHSPLRTIFRKLKNRTVQIVLKERPITLQVWDLIENDDEKSLSVIAEASGKHYQKFKLSDGPLLRIGLFIISKEKSQILLTYHKSILDIWSRDLVLHDVLLVYNALKKGTTLPKLQRNSFAEYTEWSTQQDWSPAQEFWKDQLFEFEEKKLLTKEVSYKENADRIRTTTTLLSDEFIKSLNELMSSYGITSKAVILGTWSILMSLYGRENDVVFGLKSSGRSFDLTDSYNMVGQFSNNYPFKINVDSNKKVYDFLTLIHEKCNKINNYSYISLRDIESYCGISSPLNFECEIAVREKEFANNNEEYCLEEKDIKQKIDTPLYIEVIQGSSWKARFTYDLLSYPKEMIESMKISFGTILKSIAQNPTACISELNLISEDERLRLNEDFNKTSIKSPQLDILMQQVFEKQVEKNPKAIAAIYSGEKITYRELNQKSNQLAHWLRNQKFGRDDLALLFLERSIDMLIGIIAVLKAGGGYVPIDSAYPDKRLQTILNNSKAKVILTQDKLINRSLKLSDTADFSPLVFAIDEKNNETVKLLSEYSIDNPEFINKPGDIVNVFFTSGSTGQPKGAIIEHVGMLNHLWSKINLLGLNNQSIIAQNASHCFDISVWQFLAPLMVGGCAIIYNNDVSKDPKELFLNIQRDEVTVLEMVPAMMEMFIQEIEELQIETRSLSKLEYIISTGEGLPTVLSNKWLELYPNIKMINTYGATECSDDTNHLVIDKPSKSELSYIPLGQVIPNFKIYILDKYKRQVPINCIGEIGLTGIGVGRGYLGDVERTKKAFVKNPFNDGMGDRMYLTGDLGKFLPDGKLVFCGRKDFQVKVRGHRIELGEIESAILRNDEVIQCVAIIRPDISGQNRILAYVVIEKEIEESVLREFLKTQLPSYMIPEHIIVLDKLPLSTNGKVNRKMLPEPKLEKSGRKFTKPSDPIEKALVDIWEEILQQSNIGVDDNFFDIGGHSLKTIQLRSRIKQYFKVDITLKKLFEYQTISELALIIKEMKTQKQDMFVNSISKHKESDYYPLTHAQKRLFFLQHLEPNNYSYNMPAYFEVEGEINIEAFKKTFNTIIQRHNALRTNFRTLNGQPVQYISKQKENLFELIDLSNNKEEYKSQKLHEIIIKESKHCYNLEKDNLLRIKLIKLEKDRFMLILNKHHIISDKWSWNILTREFSVLYQICCNNEPNNLEPLSIQYTDYVYWVEEYMKSNQFNEDENYWINELKGNLPVLNLPTDYLRPSIMSYRGSNQVIKIDKEVYERIKEICKKHEITLFMALLSITGIFLSKLSGSEDIIIGTPEAGRNQLELEDIIGFFINTLTLRLDLSSNPTFTEMLNRVKEKTINTYEHKDYPFDLLVEKINPVRDMSRNPIFSTSFQVVNETENVDIQIEGLKFKQYQVQNNTSKFDQSISFVETKEGLDCYFEYNSDLYKETTIKRWLGYLKTMLSNICNNVKQNINDIDIMTSEEKKQLLVEWNDTKFDFPKDDLIHKLIEKQAKRNSDKIAVIYKDEKITYKQLNDRANQLARYLINQGLKTGMFVGICMDRSIEMVIGILGILKAGGVYVPMNPNYPKERLDFMLRDTNLEILIVKDTNLTWLSELNIKLICMDKEKEIIISNTKDSLLNDFSSDNLAYVIYTSGSTGTPKGVQISHNNVVNFLYSMQNKPGITNEDILFSVTSISFDIAGLEIFLPLITGAKLVIADSIVAVDGYMLSENLKNSKATIMQATPVTWRMLLETGWKNEEGIKILCGGEKMPADLARELSINNAEIWNLYGPTETTIWSTVFKINSVECNTVPIGKPINNTQVYILDKKLSPVPIGVVGELYIGGAGVSSRGYINREELTNKKFTPNPNKNGSSMYRTGDLAKYLPDGNIEFLGRIDNQVKIRGFRIELGEIENVLIEYSKLKEVAVIDREDSNGVKALAAYVVPKDGQEIATVELYNYVKRKLPEYMVPSWFIVLKELPLTANRKIDYLSLPSPNEAVYNSMDKANPRDKIELEMLRIWQDVLKIENISIFDNFFTIGGNSMIVMILMDKINNYFNIELPLSQLFYSQTIAELSEVIRGNTKISNECVIPIQKGSETNNPLFLIHPHGGGAYCYYDLVRALGTERTVYGIQSVGMYSNEEPISSISLIAKRYLQEIRRVSPKGPYNIAGWSFGGIVAFEVARRLEFIGEEVEFLGILDAQLPIRIKEEKADIEEKLPFYIEYAMLIGIDKIQLQGLNEEKVFEYVLNYGKKVKYFPQDTTIEAVRNIMKIMINNSLALKKYHYEGKIESDIHLYYVKEEAINPEHSLINPQSWYENTSGELYLTAVAGNHNTMLQRPNVVTLAEKIKESLKKLRASKIS; from the coding sequence GTGAACTATTTATCAAAAGAGAATGTACAAGAGATTATAGGTTTATCCCCTATACAAAAGCATATGTTATTAGAGAATGAAGAATCTTTAAGAAATATATTACAAATCAGTTATGAAATAAATGAAGCTATTGATAGAGAAAAGTTTCAAAATGCATGGGATTATGTAGTTAAATCTCACTCACCGCTAAGAACAATCTTTAGAAAACTAAAAAATCGTACAGTTCAAATTGTATTAAAAGAACGTCCGATTACACTGCAGGTGTGGGATTTAATTGAAAACGATGATGAAAAAAGCCTTAGTGTTATAGCTGAAGCATCAGGTAAACATTATCAAAAATTTAAGTTATCAGATGGACCTCTTTTACGTATCGGGTTGTTTATTATATCAAAAGAAAAATCACAGATTTTACTAACATATCATAAAAGTATACTTGATATTTGGAGTAGAGATTTAGTATTGCACGATGTTTTACTTGTTTATAATGCACTAAAAAAAGGTACAACTTTACCTAAATTGCAAAGAAATTCTTTTGCTGAATATACCGAGTGGTCAACACAGCAGGACTGGAGTCCAGCTCAAGAATTTTGGAAGGACCAACTTTTTGAATTTGAAGAAAAGAAATTACTTACTAAAGAAGTAAGTTATAAAGAAAATGCAGATAGAATTAGGACAACTACAACTTTACTTTCAGATGAGTTTATAAAATCTCTTAACGAACTTATGAGTAGTTATGGTATTACAAGCAAAGCCGTTATTTTAGGTACATGGTCTATTCTCATGAGCCTATATGGTCGTGAAAATGATGTTGTTTTTGGACTTAAGAGTTCAGGACGTAGTTTTGATTTAACAGATTCATATAATATGGTTGGACAATTTTCAAATAATTATCCGTTCAAAATTAATGTTGATAGCAATAAAAAAGTATATGATTTTTTGACTTTAATTCACGAGAAGTGTAATAAAATAAATAATTATTCTTATATATCTTTAAGAGATATTGAGTCTTATTGCGGAATATCTTCTCCATTGAACTTTGAATGTGAAATAGCTGTAAGAGAAAAAGAATTTGCTAATAATAATGAAGAATACTGCTTGGAAGAGAAAGATATAAAACAAAAAATAGATACACCACTTTATATCGAGGTTATTCAAGGTTCATCTTGGAAGGCTAGATTTACTTATGACTTGCTATCATATCCTAAAGAAATGATTGAGAGCATGAAGATTAGTTTTGGTACTATTTTGAAAAGTATAGCCCAAAATCCTACAGCATGTATTTCAGAACTAAATTTAATATCTGAAGATGAAAGACTAAGATTAAATGAAGATTTTAACAAAACTAGTATCAAAAGCCCTCAATTAGATATATTAATGCAGCAAGTATTTGAAAAACAGGTTGAGAAAAACCCAAAAGCAATTGCGGCTATTTATTCAGGTGAAAAGATTACCTATAGAGAATTAAACCAAAAGAGTAATCAATTAGCTCATTGGCTAAGAAATCAAAAATTTGGACGTGATGATTTAGCTTTACTATTTTTAGAACGTAGTATAGATATGTTAATAGGAATTATTGCAGTATTAAAGGCAGGTGGAGGATATGTTCCAATTGATAGTGCTTATCCTGATAAAAGACTACAAACTATATTAAATAATAGTAAAGCAAAGGTAATATTAACTCAAGATAAGCTTATAAATAGAAGCTTAAAGCTTAGTGATACTGCGGATTTTTCTCCATTAGTATTTGCAATAGATGAAAAAAATAATGAAACTGTTAAGTTACTTAGTGAATATTCAATTGATAATCCTGAATTTATAAATAAACCGGGAGATATAGTTAATGTATTTTTTACTTCAGGTTCTACAGGACAGCCAAAAGGTGCAATTATTGAACATGTTGGAATGCTAAATCACTTATGGTCTAAAATAAACTTGCTTGGACTTAATAATCAAAGTATAATAGCCCAAAATGCTTCCCACTGCTTTGATATATCGGTTTGGCAGTTTTTGGCACCCTTAATGGTAGGTGGGTGTGCAATAATATATAATAATGATGTATCTAAAGATCCAAAGGAACTATTTCTAAATATTCAAAGAGATGAAGTAACAGTTTTAGAAATGGTACCGGCAATGATGGAAATGTTCATACAAGAAATTGAAGAATTACAAATAGAAACAAGAAGTTTATCTAAGCTTGAGTATATAATATCTACAGGAGAAGGACTTCCTACAGTGCTTTCTAACAAGTGGCTTGAATTATATCCTAATATAAAAATGATTAATACATATGGAGCTACAGAATGTTCAGATGATACTAATCATTTAGTAATAGATAAGCCATCTAAAAGTGAGCTGAGCTATATACCACTTGGACAAGTAATTCCAAACTTTAAGATATATATTTTAGATAAATATAAGAGACAAGTTCCAATTAATTGTATAGGAGAAATTGGTTTAACAGGTATAGGAGTAGGTAGAGGATATTTAGGTGATGTAGAGCGAACTAAAAAAGCATTTGTCAAAAATCCATTTAACGATGGAATGGGCGATAGAATGTATTTAACAGGAGATTTGGGCAAATTCTTACCAGATGGCAAATTAGTATTTTGTGGAAGAAAAGATTTTCAAGTTAAAGTAAGGGGACATAGAATAGAGCTTGGTGAAATTGAATCTGCTATATTAAGGAATGATGAAGTTATTCAATGTGTTGCAATTATTAGACCTGATATAAGTGGTCAAAATCGTATTTTAGCTTATGTAGTAATAGAGAAAGAGATTGAAGAGAGTGTATTACGTGAATTTCTAAAAACACAGTTACCTAGTTACATGATTCCGGAACATATCATAGTACTTGATAAGCTGCCATTAAGCACTAATGGCAAAGTAAATCGGAAAATGCTTCCTGAACCTAAATTGGAAAAATCAGGTCGCAAATTTACTAAACCTAGTGACCCTATAGAAAAGGCTTTAGTTGATATATGGGAAGAAATTTTACAGCAATCTAATATTGGAGTTGATGATAACTTTTTTGATATAGGAGGACATTCACTTAAAACTATTCAATTAAGGTCAAGAATTAAACAGTATTTTAAAGTAGATATAACTCTAAAGAAATTATTTGAATACCAAACAATTAGTGAACTTGCTTTGATTATTAAGGAAATGAAAACTCAAAAGCAGGATATGTTTGTTAATTCAATTTCAAAACATAAAGAATCAGATTATTATCCTTTGACACATGCACAGAAAAGGCTATTTTTCTTACAGCATCTAGAACCTAATAATTATTCGTATAATATGCCTGCTTACTTTGAAGTAGAAGGTGAAATAAACATAGAAGCATTCAAAAAAACTTTTAATACTATCATACAGCGTCACAATGCATTAAGAACAAATTTTAGAACATTAAACGGACAGCCTGTTCAGTATATATCAAAACAAAAAGAAAATTTATTTGAATTAATAGATTTAAGTAATAATAAAGAAGAATATAAATCACAAAAACTACATGAAATAATTATAAAAGAATCAAAACATTGTTATAACTTAGAGAAAGACAACCTCTTGAGAATAAAACTAATAAAATTAGAAAAAGACAGATTTATGTTGATACTTAATAAGCATCACATAATTAGTGACAAGTGGTCATGGAATATTTTGACAAGAGAATTTTCTGTTTTATATCAAATATGTTGTAATAATGAACCCAATAATTTAGAACCGTTATCTATACAGTATACTGATTATGTATATTGGGTAGAAGAATACATGAAGAGCAATCAATTCAATGAAGATGAAAATTATTGGATTAATGAATTAAAAGGTAATTTACCAGTATTAAATTTACCAACTGACTATCTTCGTCCATCAATTATGTCTTACAGAGGAAGCAATCAAGTTATAAAAATAGATAAAGAAGTTTATGAAAGAATAAAGGAAATTTGCAAGAAACATGAGATTACATTATTCATGGCTTTATTGAGCATAACAGGTATATTTTTATCAAAGCTAAGTGGTAGTGAGGATATAATAATAGGTACTCCTGAAGCAGGTAGAAATCAACTGGAATTAGAAGATATAATAGGATTTTTTATTAATACATTAACATTACGTCTTGATTTAAGCAGTAATCCTACATTTACTGAAATGTTAAATAGAGTTAAAGAAAAGACTATTAATACATACGAACATAAAGATTATCCTTTTGATTTGTTGGTAGAAAAGATAAATCCTGTACGTGATATGAGCAGAAATCCTATATTTTCAACATCATTCCAAGTTGTTAATGAGACTGAAAATGTAGACATTCAAATTGAAGGATTAAAATTTAAACAATATCAAGTTCAAAACAATACATCAAAATTTGATCAAAGTATTTCTTTTGTAGAGACTAAAGAAGGATTAGATTGTTATTTTGAATATAACAGTGATTTATATAAGGAAACAACAATAAAACGTTGGTTAGGTTATTTGAAAACAATGTTAAGTAATATTTGTAATAATGTAAAACAAAATATTAATGATATTGACATAATGACTAGCGAGGAGAAAAAACAATTACTAGTTGAATGGAATGATACAAAATTTGATTTTCCAAAAGATGATTTAATTCATAAATTAATAGAAAAGCAAGCAAAAAGGAATTCTGACAAGATTGCTGTTATATATAAAGACGAAAAAATAACATATAAACAATTAAATGATAGAGCAAATCAATTGGCAAGATATCTTATTAATCAAGGTTTAAAAACAGGGATGTTTGTAGGAATTTGCATGGATCGTTCTATAGAAATGGTGATAGGAATATTAGGTATATTAAAAGCAGGTGGGGTATATGTTCCAATGAATCCTAATTATCCAAAAGAAAGACTTGATTTTATGCTTAGAGACACTAATCTTGAAATTTTAATTGTTAAAGATACAAATTTAACATGGTTATCTGAACTCAATATCAAGTTAATATGTATGGACAAAGAGAAAGAAATCATCATAAGTAATACAAAAGATAGCTTGCTTAATGATTTTAGTAGTGATAATTTAGCATATGTTATATATACATCAGGGTCTACAGGAACACCTAAAGGGGTACAAATTTCTCATAACAATGTAGTTAACTTTTTGTATTCTATGCAAAATAAACCGGGGATAACTAATGAAGATATATTATTTTCAGTAACAAGTATTTCATTTGATATTGCAGGACTTGAAATCTTTTTACCTCTTATTACAGGAGCAAAATTAGTAATTGCAGATTCAATAGTAGCTGTAGATGGATATATGTTATCAGAAAATCTAAAAAACTCAAAAGCTACAATAATGCAAGCCACACCTGTAACATGGCGTATGTTATTGGAGACAGGATGGAAAAATGAAGAAGGAATAAAAATTCTCTGTGGAGGAGAAAAGATGCCTGCTGACTTGGCTAGAGAATTATCAATCAATAATGCAGAAATTTGGAACCTCTATGGACCTACTGAAACTACTATTTGGTCGACAGTATTTAAAATTAATTCAGTAGAATGTAATACAGTTCCAATTGGTAAGCCTATTAATAATACACAAGTATATATATTGGATAAAAAATTAAGCCCAGTGCCAATAGGTGTAGTTGGAGAACTTTATATTGGAGGGGCAGGAGTTTCTAGTAGAGGATATATAAATAGAGAGGAGCTTACTAATAAAAAGTTTACTCCTAATCCTAACAAAAATGGATCAAGCATGTACAGAACAGGTGATTTAGCAAAATATTTACCTGATGGGAACATAGAGTTTTTAGGAAGGATTGACAATCAAGTAAAAATTAGAGGTTTTCGTATTGAATTAGGAGAAATTGAAAATGTGCTAATAGAGTATTCAAAGTTAAAAGAAGTAGCTGTAATAGATAGAGAAGATTCAAATGGAGTGAAAGCTTTAGCAGCATACGTAGTTCCAAAAGATGGACAAGAGATTGCAACTGTAGAATTATATAATTATGTGAAAAGAAAATTACCTGAGTATATGGTACCGTCATGGTTTATAGTTCTTAAAGAGTTACCTCTTACAGCTAATCGTAAAATTGATTATTTGTCTCTGCCTAGTCCAAATGAAGCTGTCTATAATAGCATGGACAAAGCTAATCCTCGTGACAAAATTGAGTTAGAGATGTTAAGAATTTGGCAGGATGTTTTAAAAATAGAGAACATAAGTATATTTGATAACTTCTTTACAATAGGTGGAAATTCAATGATTGTTATGATACTTATGGATAAAATAAATAATTACTTTAATATTGAACTGCCTCTTTCACAACTTTTTTATTCACAAACAATAGCAGAGTTATCAGAAGTAATTAGAGGAAACACTAAAATATCAAATGAGTGTGTAATACCTATTCAAAAAGGTAGTGAAACTAATAATCCTCTATTTTTAATTCATCCGCATGGTGGAGGAGCGTATTGCTATTATGATCTTGTAAGAGCTTTAGGAACAGAGAGAACAGTGTATGGAATCCAATCAGTTGGAATGTATTCAAATGAGGAGCCAATTTCTTCAATTTCATTGATTGCAAAACGCTATTTACAAGAAATAAGAAGAGTATCACCAAAAGGACCATATAATATTGCTGGTTGGTCTTTTGGCGGAATAGTAGCTTTTGAAGTTGCACGGCGATTAGAATTCATAGGGGAAGAAGTTGAATTCTTAGGAATACTAGATGCGCAATTACCAATAAGAATTAAAGAAGAAAAAGCTGATATTGAAGAAAAATTACCTTTTTATATTGAATATGCAATGCTGATTGGTATAGACAAAATTCAATTACAAGGTCTTAATGAAGAAAAAGTCTTTGAATATGTGTTAAACTATGGCAAAAAAGTGAAATATTTTCCACAAGATACTACTATTGAAGCAGTTCGCAATATAATGAAAATTATGATTAATAACAGTCTTGCACTCAAAAAGTATCACTATGAAGGTAAAATAGAATCAGATATTCACTTATATTATGTTAAAGAAGAGGCAATTAATCCAGAACATTCATTAATAAATCCACAATCATGGTATGAGAACACATCAGGAGAATTGTATTTAACAGCAGTTGCAGGAAACCATAATACTATGTTACAGAGACCAAATGTAGTTACTTTAGCAGAAAAAATAAAAGAGAGTTTAAAAAAACTTAGAGCAAGTAAAATATCTTAA